The Ailuropoda melanoleuca isolate Jingjing unplaced genomic scaffold, ASM200744v2 unplaced-scaffold4655, whole genome shotgun sequence genome includes the window GTGGTCTCCACTTTATCTGGCATGTTAAAATACAGAAGTATCCAATTCGTTTCTAGTTGAACTGATGTAATTTGATAGGTACACCTATTTCTTAGATTTTGTTGtaattttctttgcctctcttaTTGTAGTCTGTCTTATGGTAGAGACTGGAGTGAGAAATGAAGACTGTAGCTATCATCATTAAATCCTATTTAGTCTTGAGAAGCAAATGTGGTTGGCAATCCCTGGCCTGGCCACTGCATGTATCACCTGTATATAAAACCTGTACCAGCAGGCTTTACTTTTCCACATATGGTTAATTTAGGCTAAGCTACATTTTAGGATGCAAATTAGACCTCTTCCCTTTCATGGTCCTGCACTGTGTATGTTTTGCAAGGCTATGTTTTGCAAGTTTTGGATTCATAGTATACAACATATGCTAGTAACCTCAATAGGGCTgctagatttagcaaataaaaatacaggacacttaGTTAAACTTGAActtcaaataaacaatgaatgatttttttttagtctatgTCCTGAATTGCATGAGATTAGTACTtccaagaaatactaaaattcaaatttaattgggtgtcctgtattttatctggcaaatCTAAACTCCAAGGATTTTCTAgcaattaatgaaattaaaattgaaatttgtaGAGGAATCTTTATTTTGCTAAATGATAATATTGATTATTGCTAAAAATCCAAAGTTTGGGTTAACATTGAGAACTGTACATTTTCAGGGAATTTAAAAAGTTAGCACTAAATATAGCTTGTACAGGtctaaaaagacattttagcTCATTTATCTTGGTTGTTCAGATGAACAGTTACATGCACAAGGTCTGTTCAAATAATTCATTGACTTCTTAGTCAACTCAATTTAATGGTAATTTAGTTTGTGATGATATAtataagaagaagaaggagcCCTAATTGAGTATTGATTACCTTCATATTTTCCCGTTTCATTTAAAGTGTTCTCAAGAGCAGTTGCACATACAAGAGAAGAGATTAAAATCCTGTGTTTTGATCTACTCTCCACCCTCCACCATGCCAAACTGCATCTGAGAATCTAGATCCTTGGCCCTTCTAGACTATCAGGCAAGAGACTAACGATTAAGTTTACCTCACGCTTACAAACTACTCTTATTTTGAAGTAGCTTCTCTAAATTAGACTTACTGAGAAATACTTTGCTATATAGTATTTCCATGGAATAATTCTGGGGTGATGATACTTTCTTTGGGAACACATATCTTCCCATCCTTCCTTAAAGGACATACCTTCATTCCTAAAATGCAGCTCTGACTTTTGGACAAACTATCTCATCATGTAGCTATGTTCACAGATAACTGCTTTCCTCTGATCTTAGAAATGATCTCTGACCCAAGCACATCATTTTCTTCTCCATAGTGCCCCGGTAAATAAAGGGCTTCAGTAACTATGATAATACCTTTACCCGAATAAGTcttagtatatatttttgttttttgtttttttgcaggTAAGTATAGATTTTCTGCATTCAGTtatggtgcagctactatggaaacaggatgaaagttcctcaaaagattaaaaatacaactaccacatgatccagcatcCCCAAACCTGggtatttatcaaaaagaattgaaatcaggatacCAAAGTGATATTAGCActgatgtttattgcagtgttatgAACAGCAGCTAAATGTAGAAAAGCCCTAACTGCCCATTGgcatatgaatgaataaagaaaatgtgttacatACAGACAATGGGACATCATTTAGtcttaaagcaaagaaaattttgCAACATACAAAAGCCTACGTGgacttggaggacattatgctaagttaaataagctagttacagaaggacaaatattgctcGATTCCACTTATACAGGTGTCTAGAATAGTCAGGtcataaaagcaaaaagtaaaataggGGAGATAAGAATACAGAATTGCTATTCAATGAGTATCAAGTTTCAGTTACGcaagatgaaaaattttagaatatgctCTATGATATTATGCCTGTAGTTAACAACActgtgttgtacacttaaaaatttgttaaaagcaTAGATCTCATATTAAATGccttactacaataaaaaaatagaaaagagaaaaacatttgcaaGAGAGCGTTTTGTCACCTTACTACTTTGAACTTACTACTCTGAACCCTCACTATTTTGAACTACTTTGAACTTTGGTGGTCAGTGGAAGTACTTCAAACACTGAAGATACAGAAAACTAAACATGGAAAGAAGGATTTCACACTAATGGAGGGAAACTTTCCCAGAAGTACTAATCTTACAAAACACTTATTTCATCTAACCTTGCAGAAGAATGTAAAGTTCACTCCAGTGTAGTATTAACAGGTCTTTTGTAGAATATACTAATATATTCCATCAAAAGACTATCAATTCTCCTATCTTGTACAACAAATAGCAACTTAAATGCTAAGATATTAGAAATATAGTTGATGAAGTTTATGTACTTAAGACTGTAAATATTGGGACTTTCCAGAGTGAATTTTGTATCATCATATGCAGAAAAATTGCTTATCTTCAGgtaattaatattttagttataacaaaacaaaatgggtaGATTGAAATAGACCCAACTTTGACATAGCAATGGTGGGACCTGAAATGCACAGCCATATCAGAACATACATGGACTTAGACATGCCAGATCAAGTGTTTCAACACTACTCTAGTGAGGAAGGATTTGATGTTCACAGAACAACATTTTAGTAGtgactcttattttttattattttttgtaatttactCTTTACGTGTTATAGCTTACATTGCTTTTCTAGTGATAGCATGTAGTTATTCCATAAAGGGTCTAATTTCTTCTTAATTAATTGTTTTTCTCAAGTCCTGAGTGAAAAGAACTCCTGCAGGTCTTATTAAGAAAGGACCCTGAGTAAAGCAAGTCTGATTGAAATTAATTGTCCCATCCTTATATCCAGATTGTGAAGAACACGTAAGAATGCCCGTAGAGAGAGATTCTTGAATGGGAGCTATTCCCATCCTATTGCTGCCTGAACACCAAGTTgtttgtaaggaaatttaatttcaaggaaaatgaatAGGAGTAGCCAGAATAAGGTCAACCAGAAAATATCTAGGAAACCACCTAAAGCATCACTCACTTGGGAGGAGGCAGTTACATAACTGGGACACTGAACCAGAAATGGGACAGGGGAGATCTGAGTTCGTAGTTAATAAGCCAAATGGGAGTGACTCAACAGAGACATGAGGGGAGCAAAATTAAGGGCCAgtaatgaaaaaatgtatataagggggcgcctgggtggcacagttgttaagcatttgccttcagctcagggagtgatccctgcgttctgggatcgagccctgcatcaggctcctctgttaggagcctgcttcttccttcttgtgttccctctcttgctggctgtctctctctgtcaaataaataaattaaaaaaaatgtatataggaaaaaaatgaaaaaacagttAGTGCAGCTCAGTGCTCTTTATCATGGGcctaaaaaaatcttaaaggaacTTAACTAGGCTGTACGTGCCTAACATCTGCATTAAGAAGCCAAAAAGGGAAGTGTGAGCTCTCAAACTCTTGGAGGAGAGGGCACGTGAAGATGAGAATCTGGAGTGTACACAGACTAAGGGGATTTATACATGCACGTGCTACTAGGTCTCAAGAACAGTTAAAGATGTTACCCAAGATAAACAGGATAACTGGAAAaatgagaatgtattttttattagcaAAATCCATTTATAGAGCTAAGAATTTACATCATGCAGACTGTTCTTCCAAATCTCAGCACCCTAATAGATGCCTGCCTCAACTtgttatttctaataattaaaataagtgaatgacCAGAAGGATAAAGAATTGCTATAATTTCTCCTAACATCACAGCTAACTTGCTTTCTTTCATAAGGTAGTGAAAAGTCGCCAAAAGAGAAGCCCCATAGTAtacaaaaaggaggaagagaaatgaagtcaTAGTTTTCATGGCTCCCACATGGGCCTCTGTGCTGGGGTCTCCACAGCCTGTAACACTGACTTTCATTTGCTTGATATGTCTCCTTAGGgacacaattaaaaagaaaaatgagatcaaTGACACAGCACATGGGACAATTGCCAACAGGTTAAAGAGAGTCAACAGGCTGAAGTATTGACTTTTACTCACATGGGACATTTCAGTGcagtttcttttatgatttataattttctgaaattcaaaatcaTAATTTGGTGCCGTTGCTAGTATAAGGCTGATCAAAGAGGAAATGGCCAAACAACCCAACAGAACCCAGTGAATCACTCTGTCAATTCTTCTCTTTAGCCAGAGAAAAAGCGGATGGGAGAAATTGGCTATCTTGAGCAAATAGAAGACATTGAGGCAGGTGGCAAACCACGTACTTAAGTAGTTGGTGAGTGTCCAGAAGATATTAATGACCGCCTGTAGTTTATCATTTTCATGAAAATCTGGGTAGCATACAATTATGATGCCATTTAGTATCAATATACAGAGCAAACAAATTCTGGAGATGGCTAGACTGGTGAGGATATAGTCAACTGaggaaatctttttcttcttaatccagtcaatCCAGTTTACTAGTCCAATATATACATTCCCCAACATTCCTATTATGAATTCTCCAGTTAAAATGATCACAAAGATGTTGTCTTCCATACTGAGCATGTTGGTAGGGAGAACACCCTGATCTCCAATATCACTGCGGTTGGGCTAATTTACAGACTCTCAGTTGGAGCCTGGTAAATGAGTTCTTCAAATCACAGGATAATATGTTCGTCTCCTCCGCTATTTTGACTTTGGTATAATTCCAGAAGTACCCAGCTCTCTTTTGAAATAGAATTCCTTCTCCATTCATGAGGACTAAACCAACTGGTTGCTCCAAACAGTTTGACTAGCTTTGAGCCAGGGCAAATTATAATCATGACCCTTTAGTGAGTGATAAGGGAACTGTTCAGTTGAAACTGCACTCATacaaattaaaagagattatATTTCATGAATTTGCAACAGGCTTCTTGCTGTTAAGTTCTGTGTATTTTGACCCGTCAAATCGAATTTCAAATATGGAGCCACAGAAAGCACACAAAAACATGTATTCCATAAAAATCACAATGTGTAAATGAAAGTCCATTTTCTTCaccataaattataaattaatcaaaAGTCAGGTTTCCTAGTGGAAACgaattttaattttggaaatgatCAGTACAGTCAGTTGTAGAAAATTAACTTTCAGTCAGaggataataattttttttcatataaatggttAATTAGAGAAGGGTATGATACAAATCAAATTATAAATGACATAATGTGAATTAGGCAGGCACATGGCAATATTTACTAAACATCTTTTCTCTGGAGTTTTTTAATAGAAGTGAAAGATGCTAGGTAAAGATTTgctatgtttagttttatttaatatgGGAAATGCTGTCCATGACAATTCACTTCCTGAAATGTCATCTCTTGAGTAAGGaacattttcacataaaattaagaaaacacactttaaattatactttttgcAATCAACTCCTTTTATATGATTTATAATCTCATATTCTACATTGtagtcatttctttatttttaagaaaatatttactgaattataTTTCCAGGGAATAGGAGTAATTCTACTATTAAATTGATTTATTCTTTCTTGGGAGAACTAGCCCACAATAAATTTAAATCTAGGTAATACAAATCACATAAACTAGGGTTCTTCTAATTGTATTTAAGTACTTCTATACTGCAAGAAACATAtctaatatttttcctatttcttatgcttGCATCGTGTGTAATAGGAAAGTATGAAGTTGAAAATTTAAGGAAACCTAGTTATCTGTAAAACGTTAccagaaacagaatagaaaagagaatgatgttaaggggggaaaaatgtcaaaaattctTTAATCTAAAAGGGTAGGAAAACATTCTGAAGAATCTTTGAGAACTGACTCCTAAAACTGGCATCACCAGGTAGGGTGGTTTTGATACACATATTTCTAACTGTACACCCCCTGTCCCCTTTCCTGGTCAAACCTTTTCTTGAAATCACCCCTGTTTTCTTACATTATATTTCATCCTAGGGAGGATCTCACCAgtgttctttctcactttttatgAGGATGAACCATTCTAGAAATGGAGAGGATAGGGCAGAAATGTACTGACTTCCAGCTCAAGGAAGAGAGTTTTTTACATGATTGACTTTATAGGAAGGacagatatgttttaaaatctcttcccCACAGTCTGCTTGCCtaaaattcttctattttttgagtTCAAGGCCTTCACCAGATATGACAGAAAGAAGTAGAATCTCTTTGCATTTAGGCAATGATGTGAAATGCTAACGTGGGATTTGGattcattttttcctgtaaagacaaagaaatatatgtggttcaataacatttcatttaaagtTGAACAGGACAGAAATGTGAAGGAACACAAAGGAAAATTTAGGATAATGATAGATATTAATGATTTCTAATAGCATgtataaaaaatgaatgtaatcaACTGGGACAAGGGAGAGGgtcttttgttgatttctttctccttgtatTCAGGATTCTCTGTGGAACAaaaggtttccttcttttgcagAAACCCTTCACAATCCTTAGCACTTTTAGAAAAGCCTCCCTCAGCTTGCTGTTCCCCATTATCAAGATGAACGAATGGCTTGATGGGAAAATGACGGCTATCATGCCACCAAACATCACCACTAATTTTCCCTGAGGAATTAGTAAGCTAGAGGTTACTACAAGAAAGACTGCATAGTACATAAcgaaga containing:
- the LOC100480366 gene encoding taste receptor type 2 member 8, whose product is MLSMEDNIFVIILTGEFIIGMLGNVYIGLVNWIDWIKKKKISSVDYILTSLAISRICLLCILILNGIIIVCYPDFHENDKLQAVINIFWTLTNYLSTWFATCLNVFYLLKIANFSHPLFLWLKRRIDRVIHWVLLGCLAISSLISLILATAPNYDFEFQKIINHKRNCTEMSHVSKSQYFSLLTLFNLLAIVPCAVSLISFFFLIVSLRRHIKQMKVSVTGCGDPSTEAHVGAMKTMTSFLFLLFVYYGASLLATFHYLMKESKLAVMLGEIIAILYPSGHSLILIIRNNKLRQASIRVLRFGRTVCMM